The following coding sequences are from one Cygnus olor isolate bCygOlo1 chromosome 2, bCygOlo1.pri.v2, whole genome shotgun sequence window:
- the TMEM74 gene encoding transmembrane protein 74, protein MACMELLYLAEENRQGSLGTAAGWSLPSSPYEQQQQHEGGEVDPRAASAVAALHCKPSERGPMAEPTPVPLSSASGPLPWEHPAPPGTSQPCHLPESFPGEEDAGKKKACCCAQELETSFTYVDENVNLEHARSPPSPTGCRDAPQQRSCRELPPEWVHDSPSLASEEDDTASEVAAGKSVDYGFISAILFLVSGILLVIISYVVPRDVTVDPNTVAAREMERLENESARIGAHLDRCVIAGLCLLTLGGVVLSSLLMMSMWKGELYRRSRFASSKESAKLYGSFNFRMKSGANDNMLELSLVEEDVLAVDN, encoded by the coding sequence ATGGCTTGCATGGAGCTTCTCTACCTGGCCGAGGAGAACAGGCAGGGGTCCCTGGGCACTGCTGCGGGCTGGAGCCTGCCTTCCTCTCCCtatgagcagcagcagcagcatgaggGAGGCGAGGTGGACCCCagagcagcctctgctgtgGCAGCCCTGCATTGCAAGCCCTCAGAGAGGGGTCCCATGGCAGAGCCCACCCCGGTTCCCTTGTCTTCTGCCTCGGGCCCCTTGCCCTgggagcacccagcaccccccgGCACCTCCCAGCCTTGCCACCTGCCCGAGAGCTTCCCGGGGGAAGAGGACGCGGGGAAGAAGAaagcctgctgctgtgcccaggAACTCGAGACGTCATTCACCTACGTGGATGAAAATGTGAACCTGGAGCACGCAAGAAGTCCCCCTAGTCCAACAGGCTGTCGGGATGCTCCTCAGCAGCGCTCCTGCCGGGAGCTGCCGCCCGAATGGGTGCACGATTCCCCTTCCCTGGCCTCCGAGGAGGATGACACGGCCTCGGAGGTGGCAGCTGGGAAATCCGTGGACTACGGGTTCATTAGTGCCATTTTGTTCCTCGTTAGCGGGATTTTGCTGGTGATCATTTCCTACGTGGTACCCAGAGACGTGACTGTGGATCCCAACACGGTGGCTGCCCGGGAGATGGAGAGACTGGAGAACGAGAGCGCCAGGATCGGGGCTCACTTGGACCGCTGTGTGATCGCCGGGCTGTGTCTCTTAACCCTGGGGGGAGTGGTGCTCTCCAGCCTGCTGATGATGTCCATGTGGAAAGGGGAGCTGTACCGGAGGAGCAGGTTTGCATCCTCCAAGGAGTCTGCAAAGCTCTATGGGTCTTTCAATTTCAGAATGAAGTCTGGTGCAAATGATAACATGCTCGAGCTGTCGTTAGTTGAGGAAGATGTGCTTGCCGTAGATAATTAG